ACAGAGACTAAACTGTTTTAGTCTCTAGTTCTTCAATGGTTGATTAAAAGAGACTAAACTATATAAATTCTACTTTTTATCTCTCCTTTATTTTCACTAACGGCATGAGAATGCTAATGAGTATTTTGATCCTCTAATGATTTATTTAATACGTTTTGAATACTTTTACTCGCTAGAACCAAACagcactaaactttagtctcctaactaaactttagtccctagactaaaggaaccaaacagaTCCTCCGTCCCTATAAACGAAACACCCTCAAGCAACACCAGTACAATGTGGCGGAAGTGTCCATATCCGATACTCTCTCTAGGGAGATTATTGAGATTATGAAACACGGCAGAATTGGTTTCGACGAAATAGAGGCGTAGGCGTGGGCTTCGACATTTTGGAGGCGCAGGCGATGGACAAACGCTGATATGGAATTGATTTAGTTATTAGCCACTGCGAAGAAGGATTTAGCTACTTAACCTCACGCCGTCGCTGACGATGCTCGCTGTGCCAAACGGCAACCTCCTGCCGTCGTCGGCGGCGTTCGCGGCGCTGACCTCGCCGTCGCGTTCTCCTTCGCGCGGAAGCGGGGCGCCAGCTCCGCCTGGCCCGACCACAGCGCCACGAAGCCGTCGCAGGCGTGCTGGCTCGCCACCAGCATCTCCACCAGCCACACGAGGTTGTCGGCCTCCAGCGCGATCCGCCGCGCGACGGCGGTGGAGTACGCCGGCTCGGACGACGCTTCCGCGAGGAGCCGCCGGAGGCGGTCCAGGCAGCCCCGGCACGAGCCGTACAGCGTCTCGGAAGAGGAGATGATGCCCGGTGGTGAACCGTCGGCGCCGCCGCCGACATGGCCGCGGGTGCTGTCTTTCAGGAGGCTCAAGACCAGGGCTTTCGTCTCGCGCCGGCCCCGCTCGTCGGTGCTCGCCAGCACCATCTCAGACAGCCGGAGTCGGAGGAGGCGACCCTCCTCAGCAGCGGGCTGACTCCGGCGCCGTCCGTGCACTGGAGACGGCGGACCGAGGACACGATGCGGCTTCCTGCGAGAAAGATCTCACTTTGATAGTTTGATGTCTTCATGATCTGTCTGAGGTTTTTCGGCTTGATTTCGGCAGCTGATTAAGCACCCGCAGATACCACTTTTTTTTCTTCGAGTATCCGCTCTTGTTGGACTGGATTTCTGAAGTGCTCGCAGATTGTCTGTTTATTTATATCGTGTTGCCTCCTTGTTTCTGATTATTCCAATCTTCTGGACAATTTTTTCCCTTCCGTAGATTGCGAAAGATCTCATTTTGATCTTCTAAACAGCTGCAATTGTATCCCAGTTCGCTTCAGTCTTCACCATTGGATATCTCATTGAGGGGTTTCTCCAAGATTTGCATCTGCATAGCGTTTGTCTCGATGCTGTTGTCTGTTCTGCATTTGCTCGGGGAGGGAAAAAATTGCAGCTGAGCACCCGCGGCCATGTCGGCGGCGGCGCCGACGGTTCACCACCGGGCATCATCTCCTCTTCCGAGACGCTGTACGGCTCGTGCTGGGGCTGCCTGGACCGGCTCCGGCGGCTCCTCGCGGAAGCGTCGTCCGAGCCGGCGTACTCCACCGCCGTCGCGCGGCGGATCGCGCTGGAGGCCGACAACCTCGTGTGGCTGGTGGAGATGCTGGTGGCGAGCCAGCGCGCCTGCGACGGCTTCGTGGCGCTGTGGTCGGGCCAGGCGGAGCTGGCGCCCGGCTTCCGCGCGAAGGAGAACGCGACGGGATTAGAACTCACGGCGACGGCGCTGGGGACGGAAGCCGGTGTTAACGACACTAATACCGGTCTGAACTTATTAATGGAGGCTTCATGTCCATTTCAGAGTGTAGGTTTTGCTCTGCCTTTTTATAACAGCGAATCCCTCTTCTTAGCCTCTATTTCGTCGAAGCCGCCCCTACGGTGTTTCATAATGGCAAATTTCTCCTCTCTAGGTAGGTCCACCGTCCACGCCAGTTCTGACTCCTGACTTCACTTCAAGATCATGTGAGACTGACGAGCATTGCAATGTCTGATGTAAGCAGTTCTGCAGAAGCCTATCAACCTGGCTGAGTGTTGAGCAGCAACCTCTGATTTGGATTCAAAAACAGAACAAATCTCCAGGCAACAGCTGATCCTGAAGATGATCAAAGTGAGCAGGACTAAAACAGCGCCCTTGCTCATGCATGGCCAACGCTGATTATATTGTAGCTTGCAACAAAACTGGGCACGCATAATGAGAAGGCAAAGTTTTCCATATGCGTTATAACCATGAGATGCATTTATAATGATTCCGAAACCTCCAACTGTACACAGTGAGCCCTAATGAACCTCCTTTTCTTTTATTAACATTGCACAGGCTTTGGGGATTTCACGTCCCTGTGAGAAAGATCATCTTACCAGTTTTCTTTTGTGTATACATGCATCTTATCATGGTTTCTATTCTATCAAATCACTCAAGGCGATATTGATTACATGTAAATAAGCCAATAAAACATGGCGATGAAACCAAGGGTATCAATAACCAAGAGTGAAGAGCCAAAGTGGCCATAGAGCCCTACTGCAATGCCTGTGCCATGGTTGCGCGATGAGAGAGTTGTTGCTCATACAGGGATCTGAATATCTGATATTTCGCATCGTGGTATTTCTTCACCTTAGGGTCTGAAGACGGATTTACGACCTGCAAAACAAATATTATCCGAGTCATAGATCCAAGTTAAGAATTTATGCATGTTTAATGAGCACTTGAAAGATAATAGAAAATACCTTCCCCGCTGCATTAAGAGCCTTCATTGCATCACGAACACCCGGGAACTTCTTGCCAGCAACAGCGCCAAGAACAGCGGCACCCAAAAGCACTGACTCGCTCTCTCTAGGAAGTATTATAGGACATCCTGCAGAGTACATGCAAAAGATGATGCGTCAGAGAGGGATGAAGCTGGAGAGGCATGATTGCGAGAAGATAGGACTTACCTGTAATATCTGCATGCTCTTGGATATACAGAGAATTCTTTGCAAGTCCCCCACAAGCAAGAAGTGTGTCTATCTATTATATAAAAGAGGGGAAATGAATAATCTTGGCAAGCAGAACTCTACCAATATGATGAAGTCCTTGATAAGTACCTTGTGGCCATGAGCATTACAATGCTCCACAATATGACGAGTACCATAAGCAATACCCTGAATTGTTGCTAGGTATAGAAGAGCTAAATGCTTCTCACTTGTATCAAGTGTCAAGCCATAAATCACTCCTTTGGATTTTGGATCAGGAACAGGAGACCTATAATAGTTTGCACTCAAGTCAAACATATTGGAACTAGTGTGCTACTTAAAGATTATTCCTCTGCAATTTTCAGTTAGATGTCATGAGACATCATACATAAAGAGTATGCTATGCCACATTCTGGTGTGATTGTGATGTATAGCCTCATAGAAATATATGAGGGCTTTCTGCTTCAGCTGTTGTATGGTTTGTTGACCGTCTAATTATGATGGCAGGAGAAGAAAAGCATCATCCTGCAAATCTGGTATGTACATTGCACAAAATTTAATGTAATGCCAAAAGTTTTCACCAACTGGAGAGAGATAGTAACTGTAGATGTTGGAGATTAAGAACATTCTGAATAACATTATGCACTAAATATGTACTgcatggtttttaaagcggtaaggcgctccaaggcgttggaccaccgcctagacgcctaggcggcgcctaggcgacgcctaggcgaggtaggcgggcaaggcgcctaggcgtcagaccaccgcccggacgcctaggcgtcgcctaggcgacgcctaggcgacgccttaaaaACAGTGATGTACTGTCTATTTCTTACCGATTTCCATGAAAATCCGGAAGCACATGGGTGTCTTGAGTTAATGCAGAAAGAAACGGACTATTCTGCTCTTGTGACATAGAAAGCAACATCTTGTTCAGTAGCTCAAATATGGATATACCTGGTAATTTGAGCAAAAAGTTAAAGTTCTTTTTGCTGGTTTCAGGCAGCTACAAAGATAACGTGCTTGAGAGTACATGAAACATACTTTGAGAAGCAGCATGGTTAGAAAGAAGAGGAGAAGCAACATGGTTTTCAATAATGTAATCGAGCAGAGCGCCAGTTGCACTTTGGCCACCTTCTGTGAGCCAAAACTCAGGGATCATCGCTGAATTTGGAAGCACAATGTAATATTAGCCAAACTGAAGCACAAGAGATAGAAAAGAAACCAACATAAATGCTGGTTGAATTTGTTTTTAAGGGAAATTAAAATATATATTTGAGAAGGCAGCTGTACCAGACCAAAACGGCCCCCAGACACCAGGTATAAACAATCTGTCCTTTGAAACAGCCATGTGGCAGGTTGATGTCCCACATACCAATACCATACGGTGACATATTGCATGTTCATCAGACACTGTTAAAAACATATTAGAATATATACAACATACACAATGTTTTGAAAACAATTTCTCTAGCAAAACACAAAATTACTCATCACTGACAACCAGCTTTAGATCCTGCATCAGGAATGCTTTCCATGACTCCAACTCCACCAGCATGAGCATCAATAAGTGAGGTTCCAACAGGAGTACCAGGAAGTAAGCCTAACTCCTGGAATTTAAAGGTTACCAGCATCAAATCATGAACAACAGACATTGACAGCATAGGCATGTCTTGTTTACATATATTGTAGAAAAGGCACCTATACAACGGGACCACACTGTCTTGTGTATGATACAGGTTATCACAAAGTAAGCTTAAACAATACCACCTCAAAAATACTGAACACAAGGAAGTTGCTTGCCTTTGCAGCAGTAGGCGTCAAACCAGAACCAAGAGCATGACCAGGAAAAGCGACACTGCGTCCTGTTTACATTGCATAATACCATAACGATTTATTGGAAAAGTCAATAAACGATTTACCTATTAATGCATCAATTTCAGTACAAAAAGGAAAGAAGGCTATTATTCACCTATTTTTGCACAATTTCCTTCGAGGAGGTCTCCCAACCCTATTTCTTCCCAAAAAACATTGTCCCATCCGCATGCCTCCATATCACGTGAATCAGATTCCTTCCACTGTTTCATGTGTGCATGTCCAAGATATGTCCATTTGCAGACAGTTGTGCATAAGCTGCGAGTGTCGTCACCTGTTGCTCTAAAAAAGAGAGTACCAGAATAGAGTATGTTACGATAGCAACTCAACAGGGTACAGCAAAATCAGAAGAAGGTAGGGGATTCACCTATATGCTAACCAGTCACTTAGGTCCATCCACCTACATACCATAGACCACGAATCTAGAAGATTTTCCTTCATCCATAGGAGCTGCAAATGCACACAAACAAAACATGACACTAGCTATAGAGATGAATTGATGCTGCATGCCACAAATTGTTTCACCACTTTTtagtacaaaataactaaatatcAAATGTGAATACTATGAATACATGCTCAGAATGATAAAGAACAACAGTAACTACAGTGAACTTCACAAACCACTATCCATGTGCATCGCTTTCTGAGCAACACATCCACTCATTCAGCAAATCTAATGCAGATAAGTCAGAATATTGATCACATCACAATGGGTGATGCTAGTACTATGACATACTGAAACATTCAAGCTGAACTTCTAGGACTGAAGGGTGACAAGAAATTGTATCTGATGATCAGCACAGTGGCTGCCATTTCCAGCTAGCTGCATGACTGTGTTTATTGTTTACCGATGGTGAACCAGGATGCCAAAAGCTTGTGTGCATGCATCGGATGACCATAACAACGAAATGTACATGATCTTACACCCAAACCTTTGGAGCCTGCATTTCTGGGGAAACACCCCCACCGCAGTATTGCAGTACTGGCGAATTGGTAGCATTGATTCGCTCTGCCTGATTCACAGCTCTATGGTCCATCCACACAATGATATTCCTCCTTGTATCACCACTCAAAGAAACCGAAACAGGGGAACCATCAGCATCGACAGCAACTGCAAGAAGCATCCTATTTTTGTCAAACTGGAAAAACCTTATAGATAGCACATACATAAAATCCACCTACTTGAATGTAAATATTTTCCCTCTACAGCCTACAGGATAAGATGAGATTGTACAAGGTACTATGGTGTCAGAGGCAAACCAAGGGAGCAAGTGGCGGCAAAGCCAAGGCCAGCAACGTCCTCAGGAGCAACATTTGCCAGTGAGCACGCAGATTTCACCGCAGCACAGACCGCATGCCAGATATCGGTTGATGATTGCTGGCCACAAAAATAAACTGGTTATGGTAAAACAGTATTTGCTTTATGGACTAATCATGCATACATTCCATGTGCAACAACTGTTATGAACCTCGATACAGTCTTTCTCTTTCCATATCTGTATAGGGCTGCTTGCTGACCCCAGCAATTTGCCGTTTTCATCGAAGAGTCCTGGAAAATTGACCAAAGAGAGAAGAATGTTACAGATTGACTTCGTTACCTGTTACACCTCCACATGACCTGATATGCATACGACCTGTATGTACAACTCCTTTACAAGGAGAACAGATAGATGAAATCACATCGGTTGGTGGTTCGCTTACGAAATAAAGGGTGTTGTGTAAAATGGTATAAGTAAATACTGGATTTTTTTAAGATGTCGACCATGTCATGAGTCATGACTAAGGTCTTGTTCCTAATTTTTAAGAAACTGATTTTTATCTTTTAGCTAGGAGATGTCAGCTTTTTGGTTTTAAGAAACTGAAGCATAAACTAGTATGTTTGGAGCCACCTCAATTTCCAATTTTCCATAAACCAGTTTCTTAAACTAGGTGCTTCCAAACAGACCCTAAAAATAGTTCTCTATGCAGGTATATATACATCTATCCTAAGTAGGTATCCAATAAGTTGTTTAAATGCCTATCCTAGATTACTCTGGATCGGAGAAACTAACAAAAAAACTTTCTTTCAAGAACCACCATTTATTCATCATTGGACGTGGACAATCAATAACCAGGAATCCAAATACCCCTAGAAAGCGACAGATTACTCGGACTTATACATTCAACATGAGGAAAAGTTAATCACACTATGGAGTAGCATACTGATATAATTTAATAAGAAACCAGCGAAAGCTACGAAAATGAAGAGGAACCCTCAAAAGAAAAGGAGGGTACTTTTAAGTAGAGAATCGGTAGGCGAACCTGCACGAGCGCTGCCAGTACCAACGTCGACGCCGAGGAATACGGAGGCGGCACTGCCGCGGGACATGGTGGCACCGTGGCAGCCACAGGCTGGTGGGACGGCAGCGACGGCCAAGCAGAGCAGGGAAGCGATCGGAGTTCGCGGCCGAGGTGAGGTGCCGACGTGGTTACGACGGAAGAAATACTTGTCAGGTATTGCAACTTCAGTGCAGTTTAGCAGCTCGTTTTAGCGTTTACATACCTTGCGCTGGCTGGTCTTCAGGTCTTGGGAAATTCAGAGTTGTTTATTTCTTAGGTAAAACCCTTTAAAAAGAAAGATATTCAGCGGTGACGGGACACCTCGGCGGTAACGGAAAGAGGCGAGAGATTAGAGATTGCCAGATtgggagggaaaagaagaaagccagAGGGGGGGAGCGGTGCCCATGCGTGACGCGGAGTTGCGTCCGATCTGGCCTGCCGGCCGCAGGTGGCGCTCGGGGTCTGGGGCAAAGAAAGAGGACGAAGAGGGAGAGGTGCTCACCAGGATCGGAATCGCGTGCCGCGGCGTCAACGGGCAACCGGCCACCGGTGGCCCTCGGAGTCGGATGTGGCGCTCGCTGACTTTGAGGTCACTCGGGAGAGACAGCAGACAGGATAGGATCGCGGGTTATTCTAGGCCACTTTGAATGCGGGGAATTTTTCGGTTTACCGCATTTTTTCTGTTAAAATTAACTGATCCATATAAATTTTCTGTATAATTCATCTAAAGTTCCTGTACCTATACCCTTATATAATCCAccagtttaaactttgcaaaactCATCCAACCAAATCACCTTACAATCATGATCACcaataaattcatcaaacaaatTGCACTCAAACTTAACACACCATCAAAACCAAATCAATGTTTCAAATCGTTGGATAACTTTCACTCTCTTACTCACTCAAATTCAATGGACAATATTGTTTAGATCATTTATCATCCATcgtccctccccctcctctcgcATCCCCATCGTCCCCTCCTCCTCACTCGCGCCTCCGTAGCTGTCAACTCCTCCCCTCACACTGTCGTCATCGATTTCTCCCCTTCGCTCGTCGAGATCGTAGCGTTAGCATGGGCTATATGCTAGTTTATTTAtagttaaagcaccagtttcatggTTACACATTTTCCACCGTCGTCGTGTTCCCCCACATTTAAATGGTAAAAATACTAAAATTATATATAAATAAGGAATTGAGCCGTGGTTGTTAGCTCTAAATTAAACCCAACATTCACACACACTTAAGCACACATATCTTCGTGAACATAAATAGAAATTGTAATAATGTACGGGCACTTTGCTAGTTCCTGCATTACAAAGGAGACCTTAACTCTTTGGGCCGGGCCGGGTCGCACCGCGAGCTGTGGGTACGTCGAAGGCCTACACCTTGCAAGACCATGGGGCATACCGGTGTCGACTCATGACGTGAATTTAAGCGTAGTCGGTATGATCCTAGTGGTTCCAACATCGGTCCCTTACACGGTTACATCACATGATAAATTTGGCTATCGATTACGTTAGACCTGAACCTATCAATATTGTCTCTATCACTAAAGAACTGATCCATATCAATCTCGACTGATCGGTGATGGCCATCTATTGACACATGACGCTTTCTGATTAGTTCACAACATcttgaattttaaaatttttgAAAAAAATATTCAGGAAAACATCTAATTCGGTCTATAACTAGAGGAGtgtttgaactcatttatatatcTCGCATTTCAGGCCGATTTTTCTgtttgagaccggttgaaccgcccctggcaggtcaggcagactgtctgccagtctgactgtcagactgactggcagactgacctgcaggctgaccagggttgaccagaccggttgaaccgcccaggggggggggcggttgaaccgcccctgacagctcaggcgacctgtttgccagtctgactggcagactgcagatcagaggtcagaggggtcagagaccagctgaactgcccctcaggaccagttcaaccggtcttgaccagtgagtttaggagagaaaaccccagctcaactgcccggaggcaagttcagctggtgtatggtcaaagaggttcacagctgaagttgagttcagctgaagttgagaaagctcaactcagctgaagtccagctcagctgaaaagctcagctgcagctgaagaagctcaactcagctgaagttcagctcagctgaaaagctcagctgcagttgaagaagttcagctgcttttcagcaagaacactctaggtttctcaaacctaaccatggtcaaccatagaatgttaaagagatttttgcttttcaaaaatagcttttgaatagagaggtttgagctttggcaaacaccaaccttctttttggatcccccttttatagtacgacgattcctatactcaagttaaataaaatataatgaagtaaactccttgagtcattggtgtctcatgtgtgatttctccatggcattgcttcataaggatcacaaacatctttgtctcaccttttgaagcaaacacaaatcaaaccctgtgacttgtaccatatcactttatatgagttcaaatcatggcttcaagtcaccttactgatgcatcaacatgttataactcttcatagctgattggttcatcgacttagtgcaagtactctcttcttcaccttagccatggtacctcggtctacaagccgtcgcttggccttcaccttcgcctagttcctcgaagccctttccttgctatcttcaccctatcaaaccattcctgagtcacatcatattgagcatccattgagagaatcatttcttcagtattgtgaaccttgcttgaatgtcatctagatataactgctaagatcaatcaagctctagtttgattctcatagaagcatatatggactgatagtaatatggtcaagccaattcacgattcctcatatcttattcactttggcttgaccaatcctcttaatcacttcatcctctgttctgatcatatgtatgtaggaatttctcaggtcttgtccatatatattcaaaccaatacagagaccatattatatccatttgcattgtctcattggttatttgacctcgtgttgaacctttgttcactgatcattatacactattcaagtatgttcatcatactgaatttcatgttcaacacttagcaaactcgttagacctttaaatgtgttgttatccaaatcaccaaaactcacaaaagggatgaatgcactttcatttAGACTTAGAGCAATATCGCAAGTGAAGAATTGGAACGAAGAAGACATACAAATTTCAATAATGTAAATGGCACAAGAGACACTGTGATTTTTATCTTGCGGTTTGGTCAAGCGTAATATGCATGCCTACTCTACGaaatggcgtcccaatggacgagggttgcactcaacctctctcaagtgatccaaagatcaaacttgagtaccacagttgtcttccttatatcaatatcccagttgtgagaaatctccacaaaattggagtctctcgcgccATACAAAATTGACCAAAATCAAATCCATAGTAAGGAGGGGAGTAGAAATGCACACAGGAGCACAATTGTAGCAACACCACGTACACAAGCAAAGAAGAGAGCACATGAATCAAAATGACAGAGTCACAGCTCAAAATGCGCTCAAATCTCTCTCCAACAAATCAAAAGTGTGGTCGCGGAGTCTCGTGGTTGTAGTATGCTCTTGTGATGCTTGGGTACTGCTCCATGGCGCCTAGGGtatctttttatagccccaagggacctagaagccattggagcttcatttggaagctcacgGCCATCCTTGTCTACGGGTGCACTGGACTATCCTGTGGTGCACTAGACAGTGCACAATGCAACATTTAGAGGATCCCTGATTAGTCACATTATTTTAGACGGGCACCAGACTGTTCAATggggacaccggactgttcggtgctccATCTGACTGTTGGATCTGGCTAACGTGGCTGATAGCCGTTGGCTGtcctcacaccggactgtccggtagatggcaccggaccgtccggtgatttatagcttaCGGGACCTAGTCGAACCTATGAGCAGACACTTTGGACGCAcagtcactggactgtccggtgcacatcagaATGTCCGATGCTGCATAGACCAAcccatcttcttccttttcgtgcCAACTTTCTTTTGATTCTTTTGGTTCGACTTCAGATgctccctagcacttagacaaatatgattagcA
This portion of the Zea mays cultivar B73 chromosome 2, Zm-B73-REFERENCE-NAM-5.0, whole genome shotgun sequence genome encodes:
- the LOC100382878 gene encoding uncharacterized protein isoform X1 gives rise to the protein MSRGSAASVFLGVDVGTGSARAGLFDENGKLLGSASSPIQIWKEKDCIEQSSTDIWHAVCAAVKSACSLANVAPEDVAGLGFAATCSLVAVDADGSPVSVSLSGDTRRNIIVWMDHRAVNQAERINATNSPVLQYCGGGVSPEMQAPKLLWMKENLLDSWSMVCRWMDLSDWLAYRATGDDTRSLCTTVCKWTYLGHAHMKQWKESDSRDMEACGWDNVFWEEIGLGDLLEGNCAKIGRSVAFPGHALGSGLTPTAAKELGLLPGTPVGTSLIDAHAGGVGVMESIPDAGSKAGLSDEHAICHRMVLVCGTSTCHMAVSKDRLFIPGVWGPFWSAMIPEFWLTEGGQSATGALLDYIIENHVASPLLSNHAASQSISIFELLNKMLLSMSQEQNSPFLSALTQDTHVLPDFHGNRSPVPDPKSKGVIYGLTLDTSEKHLALLYLATIQGIAYGTRHIVEHCNAHGHKIDTLLACGGLAKNSLYIQEHADITGCPIILPRESESVLLGAAVLGAVAGKKFPGVRDAMKALNAAGKVVNPSSDPKVKKYHDAKYQIFRSLYEQQLSHRATMAQALQ
- the LOC100382878 gene encoding uncharacterized protein isoform X2 — protein: MSRGSAASVFLGVDVGTGSARAGLFDENGKLLGSASSPIQIWKEKDCIEQSSTDIWHAVCAAVKSACSLANVAPEDVAGLGFAATCSLVAVDADGSPVSVSLSGDTRRNIIVWMDHRAVNQAERINATNSPVLQYCGGGVSPEMQAPKLLWMKENLLDSWSMVCRWMDLSDWLAYRATGDDTRSLCTTVCKWTYLGHAHMKQWKESDSRDMEACGWDNVFWEEIGLGDLLEGNCAKIGRSVAFPGHALGSGLTPTAAKELGLLPGTPVGTSLIDAHAGGVGVMESIPDAGSKAVSDEHAICHRMVLVCGTSTCHMAVSKDRLFIPGVWGPFWSAMIPEFWLTEGGQSATGALLDYIIENHVASPLLSNHAASQSISIFELLNKMLLSMSQEQNSPFLSALTQDTHVLPDFHGNRSPVPDPKSKGVIYGLTLDTSEKHLALLYLATIQGIAYGTRHIVEHCNAHGHKIDTLLACGGLAKNSLYIQEHADITGCPIILPRESESVLLGAAVLGAVAGKKFPGVRDAMKALNAAGKVVNPSSDPKVKKYHDAKYQIFRSLYEQQLSHRATMAQALQ